Within Candidatus Thorarchaeota archaeon, the genomic segment GCCGCTCCAGAGTGACAAAGACATACCTTGGGTCATAGCCCTTCTCAACAAGATACTCGAACATTCCTCGGTACATTGCGGGCGGTCCACACATAGCCACGGCGCAGTTGTGTGGATTCACATTCGCCTTGTCCATGTGCTCAGTAGCACGGCCCTTCAGACCCTCGTACTCGGGGTCACGCGTCGCCGTCTGTACTATGGAGATGTTCTCCGCAGTAGCAATGTCCTTCATTGCCTCGAGCTCCTTCTGGAAGAGTAGCTCCCTACCATACTTGGCACTGTTGATGATTGTGATGTTCCCGAAGAGCCACCGGTTGTCAAGCGCATAGAGAAAGACCGACCTGAGTGGAGCCATTCCAAGACCAGCAGCAACGCAGAGGAGATCGCGGCCGTGAAACTGCTCCATCGGGAAACCATTGCCGTACGGACCCCGAATACCAACCAGCGTGCCGGGCTGAAGCTTGTGAATCTGTGACGTGACGCGTCCGGCATTTCGAATGCACAGCTCGAAGAACCCGATTCTCCTTGCGGAGGAACAGATGGAAATGGGAACCTCTCCAAGCCCCAACACTGAGACCTCTACGAACTGACCGGGTTTGAACCGCCAGTTCTGGGCAAAGTCAGGGTCTTCGAAACGGAAGAGGAAGAGAGCCTCCTGTTCCGTCAACGCGTACTTTCTGAGCAACCTGCACTTGACAGTGTTGTAGAGCGACGGCGATGCATCTACTGACATCATTCTGGGATCATCTCCACATAACCACCGATTTCCATCAAGTTCTTCATGAAACTGATACCTGCGGGACAGAAC encodes:
- a CDS encoding cytochrome-c3 hydrogenase subunit gamma (catalyzes the oxidation/reduction of cytochrome-c3), yielding MMSVDASPSLYNTVKCRLLRKYALTEQEALFLFRFEDPDFAQNWRFKPGQFVEVSVLGLGEVPISICSSARRIGFFELCIRNAGRVTSQIHKLQPGTLVGIRGPYGNGFPMEQFHGRDLLCVAAGLGMAPLRSVFLYALDNRWLFGNITIINSAKYGRELLFQKELEAMKDIATAENISIVQTATRDPEYEGLKGRATEHMDKANVNPHNCAVAMCGPPAMYRGMFEYLVEKGYDPRYVFVTLERRMKCGVGKCGHCNIGTATSWKYACKDGPVFDYYAITSIPGLI